A stretch of DNA from Scomber japonicus isolate fScoJap1 chromosome 19, fScoJap1.pri, whole genome shotgun sequence:
tctctctttccttccccctaccttccttctttccatccttcctcccttcctcctaccttccttctttcctcctttccttccgtcctcccttccatccttccgtctgtccttcctcccttccctcctccttttctctttctttctttctttcctcccttccttctttccttactccatccccctgtcttccttcctccctcccaccttctttccttccgtccttcctccctccctccttctctctctttcctccccctaccttcctcccttccttctttcctctgtccttctttccgtccttcctcccttcctttctccctccttccacctttccttccctcctttccttccttcttccttgactcgaggacaacaggagggttaaacatataactctaactctaactatAACAGCAGTATTTGGTCTATGAGggcaaaaaaagctaaaaatcaGAACATCCTATTCCTCTTTGAATGTGACAGCAGGAGTAAACCAACCTGTTTAGGGAGGTGGAACAGGCTGTTTTTGAGGAACATGTTTTTTGCCTGACTCCAGGTACCGTCTATAATGATGACGTTATGTTTTACAGCTCCGACATCTTGGTTTTGCACTAACTCCTCCAGGTTCTGGGATTTGTGGCCTGGATATAAGATAAGAGTTTTACTGTCTCGGCACACCGCAGCCAGCTCCGGGTGCctgaatgaagaaaagaaatgaaatatatttgaagaTTAAATTACAGTGGTGTTGCAATATTGTGAAATTGgtttgctgaaaaaaaaaaaaaatgcttacTTTTCTTCATTAAATCTTCTTCCGACGATGACGTTGCATTTTCCTTGTGGCAAACAAGCAGCGAGAAGAGGCACTGTGCGAAGTACTCGGCTCTCCTGAAAACACAGCGGAGGTTCAATCAGTGAAACCAGGAAACTCTcagagtaatcagattacatatacacataatgCACTGTAATAATCTGGTTACTAAAGATCCATATATACAAGCAGCAGGTCAGTAATCAGATTAAAGATGCTACAATTAGTCAAATAATCAAATAagaaagataagatattccttctttagtcccacagtggggaaatttacaatattgtagcaaaaatagaaagaaataaaaaggatgaagaacaataaataataagcacacgtgaaataaaaacaataaacagtaaaaatgtagccaaaaaaaaattcaggTTTGGACAAATTGAGATATTTTAGGTTGCATTTtgaattaatcaagaaaataaacctCTTAAAAAAGTCTTAAGTATATAATCTTTATTATTTAAGTGGAGGTGTTTGGTCATTTAGGTGAGATAAACTCTGCAATACAATAGATCTCAGTGTCAAGAGGTTACTGACATCTGTGTTGCATTAAAGGTAGATTAAAGCAGCAATTATTAGTCAGTTAATTGATTGGTTgacaattatttaaattaatcaccaactattttaaaagaaagaaattaccAAATTAAAGCGTCCTAAATGTGAATATCTAGTGGTTTCTTAAAGcttaatgataataaactgaaataatttGAGCTTGGACTGTTGGTTAAGACAAATCAAGATATTTTAGGATGCATGTTTGGCTTTGAGAGTCAGTTTAGTGAATTAATTGAGGAAAATGATCGACAGATTGTTGGATACTTTTATATAGTTAGTTAGATTAGatttgatagataaatagatagatagatagatagatagatagatagatagatagatagatagatagatagatagatacactttattgatcccaagcagcagcattacacacGTGACGATAACAGCATAatagtataaaaatataaagaacaGACTATACATAATAAATTAGCAAAATAGCaatagtaaataaaataaaataaaataaataaatgtacaaaagtaTACACAACTAATTGGCAGTGTTGATTTTAGTGCAAAGTAAAAAATCTGCGAAAAAAAAATGCGTCAAATATGAggtgattttcaaaataaaatacattatgattttttaaaattactatAAAAAGGTAGATCTCAGTGGCACGAGGATGGATACACATGAGGTTATTATAATCTACAGCATTTatgttattactattattattattattttaaaaatgaaacaggaCTCACCTCTGCAGGATGCTGCACTATGTACAGGCACGTGGACACCTCCAGGGGTTGCgatggaagaaagggacagAGACACACCTTCTGAGGGCGACTGCATGGGAGGAAAGTTTGCAGATGTGAAGCTGAGATGATGATACCTCAGCTAGTTAtcccccatcatcatcatcatcatcagctggtCTTCTTTAACCACATTAATCTGTTTCCTCTCATTAAAGCATGCCAGTAATtgggggagaagaagaagaaaaaggagaagaagaagtaggaggaggaggaggaggatgaggatgaggatgaggaagggGGTGAAGTCCTGTCTTGTCCACAACTCTTTATTTTTACCACTCAGCTAAAACTAGCATTGGTTATTTTCAGCTCACCGGCACCGTAAACACGTCGGTCTTCTCTCTCCGACCTCCACCGGAAGAGCCGCCAGGTCTCCAAACGCGTCCACTAAGCCATCTTCTTCTGTCGAGGAGGAGCTGTCGCAGGTTTCTGGGTCGTTttctgcaggagagacagacGAGCAAACACTGGAGACATTGTCCATTTCTTGAGTTTGCATGAAGCTAAAGCCCTAGTAGTTAAAGcacaggaaggaggaggagagacttCAGTGTA
This window harbors:
- the dtwd2 gene encoding tRNA-uridine aminocarboxypropyltransferase 2 → MQTQEMDNVSSVCSSVSPAENDPETCDSSSSTEEDGLVDAFGDLAALPVEVGERRPTCLRCRRPQKVCLCPFLPSQPLEVSTCLYIVQHPAEESRVLRTVPLLAACLPQGKCNVIVGRRFNEEKHPELAAVCRDSKTLILYPGHKSQNLEELVQNQDVGAVKHNVIIIDGTWSQAKNMFLKNSLFHLPKQVQLNRTLSSQYVIRTQPSNICLSTLECAAVALSILERNDDIQEVLLRPLKALCSFQLQHGAQVHHSKEHLLKNGMYDKPMPKNKRKIKRMEKLVTDRNIFPR